From the genome of Gemmatimonas phototrophica, one region includes:
- a CDS encoding YMGG-like glycine zipper-containing protein, translating into MSAIYTRLRTAAIPLLAPVAFGVLTACSGEDRTLDDQLRADLMAASQAPANRQQFMGPAEMGYPQGYAPGYQQGYAPYPGQAPQGYPQPYPPQAYPAPYPQPAPTRVVYVPQQSTVRRTSTAGSGGGSGSGGSGVYQERRNTQKGAIIGAASGAAIGVISSRDKAKGAAIGALGGAVLGGLIGHQVKNP; encoded by the coding sequence ATGTCGGCCATCTATACCCGTCTCCGCACCGCTGCGATCCCGCTGCTGGCACCCGTCGCGTTTGGCGTGCTCACGGCGTGCAGTGGCGAGGATCGAACGCTCGACGATCAGTTGCGCGCCGATCTCATGGCGGCCTCTCAGGCACCTGCCAATCGTCAGCAGTTCATGGGACCGGCGGAAATGGGTTATCCCCAGGGGTATGCGCCGGGGTACCAACAGGGCTACGCGCCGTACCCGGGGCAGGCTCCGCAGGGCTATCCGCAACCGTATCCGCCCCAGGCCTATCCGGCGCCGTATCCGCAGCCGGCGCCCACGCGGGTGGTGTACGTGCCGCAGCAGTCCACCGTGCGTCGCACCAGCACCGCCGGGAGCGGCGGGGGGTCGGGAAGTGGCGGCAGTGGCGTGTATCAGGAGCGTCGCAACACGCAGAAGGGGGCCATCATTGGCGCGGCCAGCGGCGCGGCGATTGGGGTGATCTCATCACGTGACAAAGCCAAGGGCGCGGCGATTGGCGCACTGGGCGGGGCTGTATTGGGTGGACTCATTGGGCATCAGGTCAAAAATCCGTAA
- a CDS encoding peroxiredoxin family protein, translated as MSFRSRVASTVALLATAVALAPSAAAAQTTLKVGDMAPDFTVTSVTAKGVDAKPFTLSEHKGETVVLAFFPKARTSGCTVQMESYRDKYADIFKGGKKVTLVGVSPDPDSALTSWAVDAKFQFHFAADTERKVGVAYGASTGTGYHKRHLYVIDPQGRIAYIATPFNQMSADAYTDLGSAISKSVGTK; from the coding sequence ATGTCTTTCCGTTCGCGTGTCGCATCGACCGTGGCCCTGCTTGCAACGGCCGTGGCGCTCGCGCCCTCGGCGGCCGCCGCCCAGACCACGCTCAAGGTGGGCGACATGGCCCCTGACTTCACCGTGACCAGCGTTACGGCCAAGGGCGTGGACGCCAAGCCCTTCACGCTGTCCGAGCACAAGGGCGAAACCGTCGTGCTGGCGTTCTTCCCCAAGGCCCGCACCAGCGGGTGCACCGTGCAGATGGAGTCGTACCGCGACAAGTACGCCGACATCTTTAAGGGCGGAAAGAAAGTCACGCTGGTTGGCGTGAGCCCTGACCCGGACAGCGCCCTGACCTCGTGGGCCGTGGATGCGAAGTTCCAGTTCCACTTTGCCGCCGACACCGAGCGCAAGGTCGGAGTGGCCTACGGTGCCAGCACGGGCACGGGCTACCACAAGCGGCACCTGTACGTGATCGACCCGCAGGGGCGCATTGCCTACATTGCCACGCCGTTCAACCAGATGTCGGCCGATGCCTACACGGACCTCGGCTCGGCGATCTCCAAGTCGGTCGGCACGAAGTAA
- a CDS encoding DUF4147 domain-containing protein, protein MPRSNPRALLTAFHEAAVQGAAPFARTRDALHRWWAAQSLPPAHDAPVYLFALGKAAPAMAAGAFAALTELRVAVTDGIVVSAHVPTARDWHDLPVPEVLRVRQGDHPVPGPNSLAAAEAIEDLLFDMEPNAVAIVLLSGGTTALCAAPIPALSQTVGNAEAAQAYIANLAQTLLESGLAIHEMNAIRRRVLRFGAGRLATALAARDAQVIATFAISDVIGDDPAVIGSGPCTPDPLDDADFLALLDAHDMRARLQRGMSQLLGLTGDGVPPAVATVNHPAFARVQYTLVARNADAVAALAEAARAAGIETVQVDDVPMEGDAAALGDWFARRMLTLARAVPAGESALVVCGGEPVVHLRDTIERAMQAGDDDDARLDEFASATPLLIQPRSAADEPLRGGRMQVLALSAALALEQATARGERNAWRVSVLAAGTDGRDGPTDAAGAIVDAAVPALARRGSRTPEEDLTTGRSWYSLDAADALLRTGPTGTNVMDVVAMLIS, encoded by the coding sequence ATGCCACGTTCCAATCCCCGCGCCCTGCTCACCGCCTTTCACGAGGCGGCCGTGCAGGGCGCGGCGCCGTTTGCGCGCACCCGCGATGCCCTGCACCGCTGGTGGGCGGCGCAGTCCCTTCCACCGGCCCACGACGCGCCGGTGTATCTGTTTGCGCTGGGCAAGGCCGCTCCCGCCATGGCGGCCGGTGCCTTTGCCGCGCTGACGGAGCTACGAGTCGCCGTCACCGATGGGATCGTGGTCTCCGCGCATGTGCCCACGGCACGCGACTGGCACGACCTGCCCGTACCGGAAGTGCTGCGCGTCCGGCAAGGGGATCATCCGGTGCCCGGCCCCAATTCGCTGGCCGCCGCCGAAGCCATTGAAGACCTGCTGTTCGACATGGAGCCGAACGCCGTGGCGATCGTGCTCCTCTCCGGTGGCACCACGGCGTTGTGTGCGGCCCCCATCCCGGCGCTGTCGCAAACCGTGGGGAACGCCGAGGCCGCACAGGCCTACATCGCCAACCTGGCGCAGACGCTCCTTGAGTCGGGGCTCGCCATTCACGAAATGAACGCCATTCGTCGGCGAGTCCTGCGCTTCGGGGCCGGACGGCTGGCCACGGCACTCGCCGCGCGTGACGCGCAGGTGATTGCCACCTTCGCCATCAGCGATGTCATTGGTGACGATCCCGCCGTCATTGGCTCAGGCCCGTGCACCCCCGACCCGCTCGACGACGCCGACTTTCTCGCGTTGTTGGATGCGCATGACATGCGCGCGCGGCTGCAGCGCGGCATGAGTCAGCTGTTGGGGCTCACCGGCGACGGGGTGCCGCCGGCCGTGGCGACAGTGAACCACCCCGCGTTCGCGCGGGTGCAGTACACGCTGGTAGCACGCAACGCCGACGCCGTGGCGGCATTGGCCGAGGCCGCGCGCGCTGCCGGTATTGAAACCGTGCAGGTGGATGACGTGCCTATGGAAGGCGACGCGGCCGCACTTGGCGATTGGTTTGCCCGTCGAATGCTGACGCTGGCGCGGGCCGTGCCGGCCGGTGAATCGGCGCTGGTCGTGTGTGGCGGCGAACCCGTGGTGCACCTGCGGGACACGATCGAGCGCGCGATGCAGGCTGGTGACGACGATGACGCGCGCCTCGACGAATTTGCCAGCGCCACCCCGCTCCTCATTCAACCACGGTCGGCAGCCGACGAACCGCTGCGCGGAGGACGCATGCAGGTTTTGGCGCTCTCCGCCGCATTGGCGCTCGAACAGGCCACCGCGCGCGGCGAAAGGAATGCGTGGCGTGTTTCCGTGCTGGCAGCGGGGACCGACGGGCGCGACGGCCCCACAGACGCCGCCGGGGCCATTGTGGATGCCGCGGTACCGGCGTTGGCCCGCCGTGGGTCCCGGACGCCCGAGGAAGACCTGACCACCGGTCGCTCCTGGTATTCACTCGACGCGGCCGATGCGCTGCTGCGCACCGGCCCCACCGGCACCAACGTCATGGACGTGGTGGCCATGCTGATCAGCTGA
- a CDS encoding TetR/AcrR family transcriptional regulator — MPAKRSAPRSPSDESAVAVPPPPAPDVVSDLPQATDAYRRRPRQSRGQARVELLLDAAATVIATQGIEAATAEAIALEARTAKGSLYQFFPNRDAVLAALALRYADEMRTIHERAFPMDSHGLPLDRLIDRIVKPLAEFHDRNPAFRRVFASHDGPVDDTRSAPARLRAQLFDSFVDRLDVLFASRNPKLPTRDRRRAALVAASVGQSLLARRARAQAADKKPLLDDLRRLLLAYLEPMLEPAPPPKARGKKAPNGPLP; from the coding sequence ATGCCTGCCAAACGTTCTGCTCCCCGTTCGCCATCGGATGAGTCCGCCGTGGCGGTTCCACCGCCGCCAGCCCCCGACGTCGTCAGCGATCTCCCTCAGGCGACCGACGCCTACCGCCGTCGTCCCCGGCAGTCCCGAGGGCAGGCCCGTGTTGAACTCCTGCTGGATGCCGCCGCCACGGTGATTGCCACCCAGGGGATTGAGGCGGCCACGGCAGAAGCCATTGCCCTGGAGGCCCGGACGGCCAAAGGCTCACTGTACCAGTTCTTTCCCAATCGTGATGCGGTGCTGGCGGCGCTGGCGCTCCGCTATGCCGACGAGATGCGGACCATTCACGAGCGGGCCTTTCCCATGGATTCCCACGGATTGCCGCTCGACCGTCTGATTGATCGCATCGTCAAACCCCTGGCGGAGTTCCATGATCGGAACCCGGCCTTCCGCCGCGTGTTTGCCAGCCATGATGGCCCTGTAGACGACACCCGGTCAGCGCCTGCCCGCCTGCGCGCGCAGCTGTTCGATTCGTTCGTGGACCGCCTGGATGTGCTCTTTGCCAGCCGCAATCCCAAACTGCCCACCCGCGATCGCCGCCGCGCCGCGCTGGTGGCCGCCAGTGTGGGGCAGTCGCTGCTGGCGCGCCGGGCTCGTGCGCAGGCAGCAGACAAGAAACCGCTGCTCGATGACCTGCGGCGCCTGTTGCTCGCGTATCTGGAGCCAATGTTGGAGCCGGCGCCGCCGCCGAAGGCCCGCGGGAAAAAGGCCCCGAACGGGCCGTTGCCATAA
- a CDS encoding carbon-nitrogen hydrolase — protein MPNIVTIGLVQDTASDDLDSNVTKAVARVRDAAARGAQIICLQELFNAPYFCKTIRPERFDIAQPADGPIVHTFQALAKELAVVIVVPYYEREAPGLYRNSATVIDADGEVLGTYRKMHIPHDPLFEEKYYFAPGDVTGDQRHERHPGYNGFRVWRTRYADIGVLICWDQWYPEGARITALLGAQILFYPTAIGWHPAEKATFGDAQVDAWRTAQRAHAIANGVFVASPNRVGFEPEPNTDGLEFFGHSFISDPFGRYLAQAGTEPAILTAACDLDLIEETRRNWPFLRDRRIDAYGPILNRWLGK, from the coding sequence ATGCCCAATATCGTCACGATCGGCCTGGTGCAGGACACCGCGTCCGATGACCTCGACAGCAACGTCACGAAGGCCGTCGCACGGGTGCGCGACGCGGCCGCACGTGGTGCGCAGATCATCTGCCTGCAGGAGCTCTTCAACGCTCCCTACTTCTGCAAGACCATCCGCCCGGAGCGCTTCGACATCGCGCAGCCGGCCGACGGTCCCATCGTGCACACGTTCCAGGCGCTCGCCAAGGAACTGGCGGTGGTCATCGTGGTGCCCTACTACGAGCGCGAAGCGCCGGGACTGTATCGCAATTCGGCGACCGTCATCGATGCCGACGGCGAGGTGCTTGGCACGTACCGCAAGATGCACATCCCGCACGACCCGCTCTTCGAAGAGAAGTACTACTTCGCGCCGGGCGATGTGACCGGCGACCAGCGGCACGAGCGGCATCCGGGCTACAACGGGTTCCGGGTCTGGCGGACCCGCTATGCCGACATCGGCGTGCTGATCTGCTGGGATCAGTGGTACCCCGAAGGCGCGCGTATCACCGCGCTGCTAGGGGCGCAAATTCTGTTCTACCCCACGGCCATTGGCTGGCACCCGGCGGAGAAGGCGACATTCGGCGACGCGCAGGTGGATGCGTGGCGCACGGCGCAGCGCGCGCACGCCATCGCCAACGGCGTGTTCGTCGCGTCGCCCAATCGCGTGGGCTTTGAGCCGGAACCCAACACCGACGGCCTCGAGTTTTTTGGCCATTCGTTCATCAGCGATCCGTTCGGTCGGTACCTCGCGCAAGCCGGCACCGAGCCCGCCATTCTTACCGCCGCGTGTGACCTCGACCTCATCGAGGAGACACGCCGCAACTGGCCGTTCCTGCGCGATCGTCGCATTGATGCCTACGGCCCCATCCTGAATCGCTGGTTGGGGAAATAG
- a CDS encoding agmatine deiminase family protein translates to MSIAAIIAANAAITAANAAMTAGMRTPDDTNQPSLRMPAEWERHDATWIGWPHHEPDWPGKFGPIPWVYAEIVRGLGMFERVEILCHNEQVAEEARDCLALHGVEDAQYRLHLQPTDRVWLRDSGATGVHRADGSVALVRWGFNAWAKYDNFALDNEVPARMADISGLPIINAVRHDNGQPLILEGGGIETDGRGTLLVTEEWLLSDVQVRNPGYTREDYERAFAEYLGIGKTIWLGEGCVGDDTHGHIDDIARFIAPGMVLLAHEEDERDENHRRSLDNLRRLQRATDARGERIEVVTLPYPRAVIMDGMRLPASYANFYIGNGVCLVPTFNDRNDRVALNTLAELLPEHHVIGIHAVDLVWGLGTLHCLSQQQPAPLGAL, encoded by the coding sequence GTGAGCATCGCTGCCATCATTGCGGCCAACGCGGCCATCACGGCCGCGAATGCGGCCATGACCGCCGGTATGCGCACGCCCGATGACACGAACCAACCGTCGTTGCGCATGCCTGCCGAGTGGGAGCGCCACGACGCCACATGGATTGGCTGGCCACATCACGAACCCGATTGGCCCGGAAAGTTCGGCCCCATTCCCTGGGTGTACGCAGAGATCGTGCGTGGACTGGGGATGTTTGAGCGCGTGGAGATTCTCTGCCACAACGAACAGGTGGCCGAGGAAGCGCGCGACTGCCTGGCGTTGCACGGCGTTGAGGACGCGCAGTATCGCTTGCATCTGCAGCCCACCGACCGGGTATGGCTGCGCGATTCGGGCGCGACGGGCGTGCACCGGGCTGACGGCAGCGTGGCGCTGGTGCGGTGGGGATTCAATGCGTGGGCGAAGTACGACAACTTCGCGCTCGACAACGAAGTCCCCGCGCGCATGGCCGACATTTCCGGACTCCCGATCATCAACGCCGTCCGTCATGACAACGGCCAACCGCTCATCCTCGAAGGGGGTGGGATCGAGACCGACGGACGGGGGACGCTGCTCGTGACGGAGGAGTGGTTGCTGAGTGATGTGCAGGTACGCAACCCCGGCTATACGCGCGAGGACTACGAGCGTGCGTTTGCCGAGTATCTGGGTATCGGCAAAACCATCTGGCTCGGCGAAGGGTGTGTCGGTGATGACACGCACGGCCACATCGACGATATCGCGCGTTTCATCGCGCCGGGCATGGTGCTCCTCGCGCATGAGGAAGACGAGCGCGATGAGAATCATCGGCGTTCGCTGGATAATCTCCGTCGATTGCAGCGCGCCACCGATGCGCGCGGCGAGCGCATCGAAGTCGTGACACTGCCGTATCCGCGCGCCGTGATCATGGATGGCATGCGTCTGCCGGCCAGCTACGCGAATTTTTATATCGGCAACGGCGTGTGCCTGGTACCTACCTTCAACGATCGGAACGATCGCGTGGCGCTCAATACGCTGGCCGAGCTGCTGCCGGAACACCACGTCATTGGCATTCACGCAGTGGATCTGGTGTGGGGGCTGGGCACGCTGCACTGCCTGTCCCAGCAACAGCCGGCGCCGCTGGGGGCACTGTGA
- a CDS encoding DUF2628 domain-containing protein → MEPTSREPELPRWARKAPAGGELNEERMAAYFGPKWDKTYRRKLAPFLEDPSFVPTWNWPAAIAFPPAWFLYRKLYLPFTVFFLVPGFVFRWLTGSDTPQTVMELSKPENEWLQIMSVAVFVSSSLAAGGTANWFLFRRARAASRFVAMQELPETENLALMRRMGGVNKSATSLFVGLMLAITLMQLMG, encoded by the coding sequence GTGGAGCCGACGTCCCGTGAGCCGGAGCTTCCCCGGTGGGCGCGCAAGGCGCCGGCGGGCGGGGAGCTGAACGAAGAACGCATGGCGGCTTACTTCGGACCCAAGTGGGACAAAACCTATCGTCGGAAGCTGGCACCGTTTCTCGAGGATCCGAGCTTCGTTCCCACGTGGAACTGGCCCGCCGCGATCGCGTTTCCGCCCGCCTGGTTTTTGTACCGCAAACTGTACCTGCCCTTCACCGTGTTCTTTCTGGTGCCGGGGTTCGTCTTCCGCTGGCTTACCGGCTCGGATACGCCGCAGACCGTCATGGAGCTCTCCAAGCCCGAGAACGAGTGGCTGCAGATCATGAGTGTGGCGGTGTTCGTGTCGTCGAGCCTGGCGGCCGGTGGGACCGCCAACTGGTTTCTGTTCCGACGCGCGCGGGCGGCGAGTCGGTTCGTCGCCATGCAGGAGTTACCGGAAACCGAGAACCTGGCGCTCATGCGGCGCATGGGTGGCGTGAACAAGTCGGCGACCAGCCTGTTCGTGGGGCTGATGCTCGCCATCACGCTCATGCAGCTCATGGGATGA
- a CDS encoding RNA polymerase sigma factor — protein MTDAELVVRTRAGEPDAFGALVSRYYDAAWRFAYHMLGERADAEDVVQDTFLRAYLAIGRYDERDQFRGWLFRILTNQCRNFLTSRGRRSKRFVQDDLAIETASSPPAGVAPGVEDVALVRALSQLDPLQREALLLKYAEGLEYTEMTAMTGVGESALKMRVKRGSERLRALLAKAPDRDA, from the coding sequence ATGACTGACGCCGAGTTGGTCGTCCGGACCCGCGCCGGAGAGCCGGACGCGTTCGGAGCCCTGGTGTCGCGTTATTACGACGCGGCCTGGCGGTTCGCGTACCATATGCTGGGGGAGCGGGCCGATGCGGAAGACGTGGTGCAGGACACCTTCTTGCGTGCCTATCTCGCCATTGGCCGGTACGACGAACGTGATCAGTTCCGCGGCTGGCTCTTTCGCATCCTGACCAACCAGTGCCGCAACTTTCTCACGTCGCGCGGTCGTCGCAGCAAACGATTCGTGCAGGACGATCTCGCCATCGAAACCGCCTCGTCGCCCCCAGCGGGGGTGGCGCCGGGCGTGGAGGATGTCGCACTCGTCCGCGCACTGTCGCAGCTCGATCCGCTGCAGCGGGAAGCGCTGCTGCTCAAATACGCCGAGGGGCTCGAGTACACCGAAATGACGGCCATGACCGGGGTGGGCGAGTCAGCGCTCAAAATGCGTGTCAAACGCGGCAGCGAGCGGTTGCGGGCGCTCCTGGCCAAGGCACCGGACCGGGACGCATGA
- a CDS encoding isoamylase early set domain-containing protein has protein sequence MTDAPLPFPSGDEGHDPFADEIGERLRASYRSLPAAPAEQGERVARAVLATTMHAPSRRVGGLRPRWWWGAAAAALLVAVVARPWRPDLSRREADSAFAAGRNALLPSGSTSEEVGGTVRFEFALPNGARKVSLVGDFNGWDERATPMVQQHGNGSWSARIPLAPGRHDYAFVVDGTRWVVDALAPQAPDAGYGPTNTVVVDFEALP, from the coding sequence ATGACTGACGCCCCCCTGCCGTTCCCTTCCGGCGATGAGGGGCACGATCCGTTCGCCGACGAAATCGGCGAGCGTCTTCGCGCGTCCTACCGTTCGCTGCCGGCAGCGCCGGCGGAACAGGGAGAGCGTGTTGCACGGGCCGTGCTCGCCACCACCATGCACGCCCCGTCGCGCCGCGTGGGCGGGCTGCGCCCCCGCTGGTGGTGGGGCGCTGCGGCCGCCGCGCTGCTGGTGGCCGTCGTGGCCCGTCCGTGGCGTCCCGATCTGAGCCGCCGCGAAGCGGACAGCGCGTTTGCCGCGGGGCGCAACGCCCTGCTCCCGTCAGGTAGCACGAGCGAAGAAGTTGGCGGGACGGTGCGCTTCGAGTTCGCGCTCCCCAATGGCGCCCGGAAGGTGTCCCTGGTGGGTGATTTCAACGGGTGGGACGAGCGTGCCACCCCTATGGTCCAACAGCACGGCAACGGCTCCTGGTCAGCGCGCATTCCGCTGGCACCCGGGCGCCATGACTACGCCTTTGTGGTAGACGGGACCCGCTGGGTGGTGGATGCACTCGCCCCGCAGGCTCCGGATGCCGGCTACGGCCCGACCAACACGGTCGTGGTCGATTTCGAAGCGCTGCCATGA
- a CDS encoding glycogen-binding domain-containing protein produces the protein MAPAATIGPVTDAATFSVLGIASLPNGSGNTLARSNDVWLGATQPVGSLGRFRFAALGSGNVQFKEGVAGGGQAQGLLTMRARARFGEQRVWSAVSYGRSSINGQIAGSGFGNPMLTGFIAPSMPAEPSVGDTTITRRVDVGQLGRAEAGMVTTYAGVEFAFGMSFERATRVTTQTLTVDVPRVAVNVPNSAGQLSGSSSTLRTMQRRDLATGIASAGFNTGQTQWLLSVTAPVASWINSDALAPRPQTIPTVATLAVVQPVTGWLSLVGAAATNAATVGGGSMLSDQLRDRARSAFSPVVALGVRISRLPWRDNDGTPAGILAFETRTLGAVDRVSIEQGNDESGDAYASRDTLRVVLLIDAPKAESVELMGDATQWSITQMRRLPNGRWRAELKLSPGMHRVTVRADGGQWIAPPGLPIGNDEYGSPVGMIIVRR, from the coding sequence ATGGCCCCCGCTGCCACCATCGGGCCCGTGACGGATGCCGCCACCTTCTCGGTGCTGGGCATTGCCTCACTCCCCAATGGCAGTGGCAACACCTTGGCGCGCTCGAACGACGTGTGGCTCGGCGCCACGCAGCCAGTGGGAAGCCTGGGACGTTTTCGCTTTGCCGCGTTGGGCAGCGGCAATGTGCAGTTCAAGGAAGGCGTCGCCGGCGGTGGGCAGGCGCAAGGGTTGCTCACTATGCGCGCACGGGCGCGTTTTGGGGAGCAGCGCGTCTGGAGTGCCGTGAGCTATGGCCGGTCATCCATCAACGGACAGATCGCGGGATCCGGGTTCGGCAATCCCATGCTCACCGGCTTCATTGCCCCCAGCATGCCCGCTGAACCATCTGTCGGCGACACGACCATCACGCGCCGGGTGGATGTGGGCCAGTTGGGTCGCGCCGAGGCGGGCATGGTCACGACGTACGCCGGTGTAGAGTTCGCGTTTGGCATGTCGTTTGAGCGGGCGACCCGCGTTACGACGCAGACACTCACGGTGGATGTGCCGCGTGTGGCGGTCAATGTCCCCAATAGCGCGGGACAACTCTCTGGCAGCAGCAGCACGCTGCGTACGATGCAACGACGCGATCTGGCCACCGGCATTGCGTCGGCGGGCTTCAACACCGGCCAGACGCAGTGGCTGCTGTCTGTTACCGCGCCGGTCGCCTCCTGGATCAACAGCGATGCGTTGGCGCCGCGGCCGCAAACGATTCCCACAGTCGCGACACTCGCCGTGGTCCAACCCGTCACGGGCTGGCTGTCGCTGGTTGGTGCGGCCGCCACGAATGCGGCCACCGTCGGTGGTGGATCGATGTTGAGCGATCAGCTGCGCGATCGTGCGCGGTCGGCCTTTTCTCCGGTGGTGGCGCTGGGTGTTCGTATTTCGCGATTGCCCTGGCGCGACAACGATGGCACCCCCGCCGGAATTCTGGCCTTCGAGACGCGCACATTGGGTGCAGTGGACCGTGTGTCCATTGAGCAGGGCAATGACGAGTCCGGCGATGCCTACGCGTCACGCGATACGCTGCGAGTGGTGCTCCTCATCGATGCGCCCAAGGCGGAGTCGGTGGAACTGATGGGCGACGCAACGCAGTGGAGCATCACGCAAATGCGTCGGTTGCCCAACGGACGCTGGCGCGCCGAACTGAAGCTGTCACCAGGCATGCACCGCGTCACCGTGCGCGCCGACGGCGGGCAATGGATTGCCCCCCCGGGGCTCCCCATCGGCAACGATGAATATGGGAGCCCAGTCGGCATGATCATCGTGCGCCGATAG